In a single window of the Tellurirhabdus bombi genome:
- a CDS encoding cupin domain-containing protein codes for MKTEAIIRQLENLKPALTSHQIGQKTVLVTHEQCESPLMQAAVGTLTKGEAIEAHAHETMEEFYFFEEGDVLFTIAGQQHKCVAGTFVKVPARVTHDLLAQDDSRFIYWGVALG; via the coding sequence ATGAAGACTGAAGCCATTATTCGACAACTCGAAAATCTAAAGCCCGCTCTAACCTCTCACCAGATCGGGCAAAAAACCGTACTTGTTACCCATGAACAGTGTGAGTCACCTCTGATGCAGGCCGCTGTGGGCACGTTAACCAAAGGCGAGGCAATTGAAGCCCACGCCCACGAGACGATGGAGGAATTTTACTTTTTTGAAGAAGGAGATGTTCTATTCACTATTGCCGGGCAGCAGCATAAGTGTGTAGCGGGCACTTTTGTTAAAGTGCCCGCTCGTGTAACTCATGATTTATTAGCCCAAGACGATTCGCGCTTTATTTACTGGGGAGTCGCTCTGGGATAA
- a CDS encoding glycosyltransferase has translation MLDYILLSPTKNEANYIEQTLRSVCAQTILPKRWLILNDGSTDRTPAIIQEYADKHAWIELITLTNFRPDLTSTGGRSGAVLNYARELIQAEAVDFVVKIDSDVAFAPSFFEQVFTAFQQEKSLGLASGHLVQDGIPEKISDWSGVRGATRIYRKACFDAVGPYHTIRGEDEIDTYMARMKGWQTRTLPIHFDHLKPEGVRHHSLVNHYDTGVFKARIPYRFDFFLLTLFKYAFTKPFFIGSLVQLAAYIKIRWIQLDRPFAQDLTHYVQQGQRLKMKSALGRN, from the coding sequence ATGCTTGATTACATCCTTCTTTCGCCCACCAAAAACGAGGCAAACTACATCGAGCAAACCCTGCGCTCGGTCTGCGCCCAAACGATTCTACCCAAACGTTGGCTCATCCTGAACGATGGATCAACCGACCGCACGCCCGCCATCATTCAGGAATACGCCGACAAACACGCCTGGATCGAGCTGATTACGCTGACGAATTTCCGGCCTGATCTCACCTCCACCGGCGGACGCAGCGGGGCCGTTTTGAATTACGCCCGGGAACTGATCCAGGCCGAAGCAGTTGATTTTGTCGTAAAAATTGACTCAGACGTTGCATTTGCGCCTAGTTTTTTTGAGCAGGTTTTCACCGCTTTTCAGCAGGAAAAAAGCCTTGGGCTGGCTTCTGGTCACTTGGTGCAGGATGGCATTCCCGAGAAAATTTCCGACTGGAGTGGTGTGCGGGGCGCCACGCGAATTTACCGAAAAGCCTGTTTCGACGCCGTTGGGCCGTACCACACGATTCGCGGAGAAGACGAAATTGACACCTACATGGCCCGCATGAAAGGCTGGCAAACCCGCACCCTGCCCATTCACTTCGACCACCTGAAACCCGAGGGCGTACGCCACCATTCGCTGGTGAACCACTACGATACGGGAGTTTTTAAGGCACGCATCCCGTACCGCTTCGATTTCTTCCTGCTAACCCTTTTCAAATATGCCTTCACCAAGCCTTTTTTCATCGGCTCACTGGTTCAGTTGGCGGCTTATATCAAGATTCGCTGGATACAACTGGATCGTCCTTTTGCCCAGGACCTTACCCATTATGTCCAGCAGGGACAACGCCTGAAAATGAAGTCTGCTCTAGGACGGAATTAA
- a CDS encoding LytR/AlgR family response regulator transcription factor — protein MRLGFLILSASHITRLCIFVGMAGAGIIKRVKKGLNDPIVENFSWKGSLMFSLQASIYIAFVLFIINHGMNQAQPLLMAALFALGSFFSLLPANWGMPKMLPATYDEERWTVGKHILHTLFVAFCITGLNQLLLGLAEYSLSPFWVMFAQIILMGALPITLGLLIIKRRRLKRNEANAQTANQQLDRLHQPQSVTEMPEVVSLRSQNGEESLNLLPNQLIYLESVDNQVEVHWLNMMFPQKTVLHNTLKELEVALNQHPQFLRCDQSFIVNLKAVDEVEGNVRGYQLTLSGSAREIPVSSSYLNAFDARIKQLS, from the coding sequence ATGAGACTGGGCTTTCTTATTTTGTCTGCTTCGCACATCACGCGGCTTTGTATCTTTGTCGGTATGGCCGGAGCAGGTATAATAAAAAGAGTAAAGAAAGGGCTGAACGACCCCATTGTGGAGAATTTTAGCTGGAAAGGAAGTCTAATGTTTTCGCTTCAGGCGAGCATTTATATAGCCTTCGTTTTATTTATTATTAACCATGGGATGAATCAGGCCCAGCCCTTGCTTATGGCTGCGCTGTTTGCTTTGGGTTCTTTTTTCTCCTTGCTGCCAGCCAATTGGGGTATGCCTAAAATGCTGCCAGCCACCTACGACGAAGAACGCTGGACCGTCGGGAAACACATTTTGCATACGCTTTTTGTGGCGTTCTGCATCACCGGTTTGAATCAGTTGTTGTTGGGGTTAGCCGAGTATTCACTATCGCCTTTTTGGGTCATGTTTGCACAAATCATACTGATGGGGGCCTTGCCGATTACGCTGGGTTTGCTAATAATTAAGCGTCGCCGGTTGAAACGAAACGAGGCAAACGCCCAAACAGCCAACCAGCAACTAGACCGGTTGCACCAGCCCCAGTCGGTTACCGAGATGCCGGAAGTAGTTTCCTTAAGGTCCCAAAATGGGGAAGAGAGCTTGAATTTATTACCTAACCAGTTGATTTACCTCGAATCGGTAGACAATCAGGTCGAAGTGCACTGGCTGAATATGATGTTTCCGCAAAAAACGGTTTTGCATAACACTTTAAAAGAGCTGGAAGTCGCTTTGAACCAGCACCCGCAGTTTCTGCGTTGCGACCAGTCCTTTATTGTCAATCTGAAAGCGGTGGACGAAGTAGAAGGCAACGTCCGGGGTTACCAGCTTACCCTTAGTGGTTCGGCGCGGGAAATACCCGTTTCTTCTTCTTATCTCAATGCATTTGATGCCCGGATAAAGCAGTTATCCTAA
- a CDS encoding NAD(P)-dependent oxidoreductase, with translation MKIAIIGASGFVGSRLVTEALERGHDVTAIARNPEKITVQNAALTTKQADVNEVEGLAELLAGHDVVISSFNAGWDSPTLYEDFLAGSKAIQEATKKAGVNRLLVVGGAGSLEAAPGVQLVDTPQFPAEWKAGATAARDYLNVLKQEEDLDWTFLSPAINLYPGERSGKYKVGSNQPIFDEEGKSNISAEDLSVALLDEVEKPAHIRQRFTIGY, from the coding sequence ATGAAAATAGCCATTATTGGAGCATCGGGATTTGTTGGAAGTCGGCTGGTAACGGAAGCCCTGGAGCGGGGGCATGACGTAACGGCCATTGCCCGTAATCCAGAGAAAATAACGGTACAAAATGCCGCTTTAACCACCAAGCAGGCCGATGTCAACGAAGTAGAAGGGTTGGCCGAGTTGCTGGCCGGTCACGACGTGGTAATCAGTTCGTTTAACGCGGGGTGGGACAGCCCAACCTTGTATGAGGATTTTCTGGCGGGCTCGAAAGCCATTCAGGAGGCCACCAAAAAAGCAGGCGTAAATCGGTTGCTGGTTGTCGGCGGGGCCGGTAGTTTGGAAGCTGCACCGGGAGTGCAATTGGTGGATACCCCGCAATTCCCGGCAGAATGGAAGGCGGGTGCTACTGCCGCCCGGGATTACCTGAACGTTCTCAAGCAGGAAGAAGACCTGGATTGGACTTTCTTAAGCCCAGCCATCAACCTTTATCCCGGCGAACGCAGCGGCAAATACAAAGTAGGAAGCAATCAGCCTATTTTTGATGAAGAAGGAAAAAGCAATATTTCCGCCGAGGATTTATCGGTCGCTCTGTTGGATGAGGTAGAAAAGCCAGCGCACATCCGCCAACGTTTCACAATTGGTTACTAA
- a CDS encoding Rrf2 family transcriptional regulator has translation MGNARFSTAIHILTLLAGAGEELLSSEYLAGSININPVLVRKELSNLRKHGLVISKEGKNGGSTLAKPAQLIHLSDVYKAVRQSAFLAQTKNTPNPACPVGRQINSHLDRMYEEAENAILHKLGKVTLADFEKQFA, from the coding sequence ATGGGTAATGCACGCTTCTCGACCGCCATTCACATTTTAACGCTTTTAGCAGGCGCGGGAGAGGAGCTATTGTCGTCGGAATACCTGGCGGGCAGCATCAACATTAATCCGGTGCTGGTGCGGAAGGAGTTAAGTAACCTGCGTAAGCATGGACTAGTAATCAGCAAAGAAGGGAAGAACGGAGGCAGTACGTTGGCCAAACCAGCGCAACTCATTCACTTGTCGGATGTGTACAAAGCCGTTCGGCAGTCGGCGTTTCTGGCCCAAACGAAGAATACCCCAAATCCTGCCTGTCCGGTAGGACGCCAGATTAACTCGCATCTTGACCGCATGTATGAAGAAGCCGAAAACGCCATTCTGCACAAATTGGGGAAGGTGACTTTAGCCGATTTCGAAAAGCAATTTGCTTAA
- a CDS encoding M4 family metallopeptidase: MKPLLCTLLLGCTLGAVAQQPRASFESKKKTLAPSTGLAQRLKAEEVAVPTQERSDMSFFKGATSLANPQPLRLRIVRDKATQLPVYIENKSPIRPVDKGARLSVNASVFQFLGQIKGVLKMDNPDEQLKITRTETDALGQTHVRMAQVYQGIPVHGSELIAHLNNGVVTLLNGQFRTPKSVPTKARLTMKEAADRALQDIGRDYVVQPFGKNIFGLKTTEGDLCLYSVGDKMVLAYRLTVRPTMAERWEYKIDAQTGAILDKHNSTCVLNRVIASEATLNETNVDVAALDGAAKSSGKDLNGVSRSVNTYEESGTYYMIDLSRPMFDPAASEKAGELVGAIQTLDAENTKYTALKIKEITSKTNKDWKPEAVSAHYNMTLAYEYYEKTHKRNSLDGKGGSIYSLVNVADKNGKSWSNATWNGKFMSYGNGGDDYKPLAGSLDVAGHEMTHGVVQHTANLEYQGQSGAMNESMADVFGVMIDRDDWLLGDDVVKTAHFPSGALRSMSNPNQGGTKDRGYQPKTMAQYITTEEDNGGVHYNSGIPNYAFYLFATNASVGKDKAEKVYYRALTTYLTPKSQFVDLRLAVIRSTSDLFGEKSNEVKAAKEAFDAVGILENTKPQEPTKDLPANDGQDMILVYSTGDQKLYSVPFNTDKFEPKVGVALKHRPSITDDGKFAFYVLPDGRIRRVSLTGSPQVEVVSEETIWDNVAISRDGKKLAALTKEKDKSIWVYSYDLRTWKKFTLFNPTSTEGVTIGEVQYADSFEWDPSGEFIIYDAYNTVDGADGAAIDYWDVGVVRVWDAAKQTFGNGQIGKLFTGFEKGEGIGNPSFSKNSPNIIAFDYTHEIDKRDYVFSYDRSKGTFSIIYENNTLGFPSYSKMDNMLLFNTLSTEDKELVAVIGLEADKLTPKTNPEALYSDAKWGVFYAAGNRTQQTPAKTAQTITFNPIDNKRMGDQPFRLIATASSKLAVTFAVVSGPAKVSGNQLTITGAGEVSIRASQAGNEQYAAATPVVQTFTVTAITALEPTWVDAVKLYPNPVKTTLTVEVPTNEPLEGVTLLTSSGQPAIQQNLSSPSSQTILDTSQLTPGLYILTIRTQKGTISRKIVKQ, translated from the coding sequence ATGAAACCACTTTTATGTACCCTCTTACTGGGCTGTACACTGGGTGCTGTTGCCCAACAGCCAAGGGCCAGTTTTGAGAGCAAGAAAAAAACGCTGGCTCCGAGTACGGGTCTGGCGCAGCGTCTGAAGGCGGAAGAAGTAGCGGTTCCGACGCAGGAACGCAGCGACATGAGCTTTTTCAAAGGAGCTACGTCGCTGGCGAATCCGCAGCCTTTGCGGTTGCGAATTGTGCGCGATAAAGCAACGCAGTTGCCCGTCTACATCGAAAATAAGTCGCCCATCCGCCCCGTCGACAAGGGTGCCCGCCTCAGTGTGAATGCTTCCGTCTTTCAATTTCTGGGGCAAATTAAAGGGGTGCTCAAAATGGATAACCCCGACGAGCAGTTAAAAATCACCCGCACCGAAACCGATGCGTTGGGGCAAACCCACGTTCGGATGGCGCAGGTTTATCAGGGAATTCCCGTGCACGGGAGTGAGTTGATTGCCCACCTGAATAACGGAGTCGTGACGCTGCTGAATGGCCAGTTTCGGACGCCTAAGAGCGTGCCAACCAAGGCGCGACTGACGATGAAGGAAGCCGCCGACCGGGCCTTGCAGGATATTGGCAGAGACTATGTGGTGCAACCATTCGGGAAGAACATATTTGGCCTGAAAACAACAGAAGGCGACCTGTGTCTGTATTCGGTTGGGGATAAAATGGTGCTGGCTTATCGGTTAACCGTTCGGCCTACGATGGCAGAGCGCTGGGAGTACAAGATCGATGCCCAGACCGGGGCCATTCTGGACAAACATAACAGTACCTGCGTGCTGAATAGAGTTATCGCATCCGAGGCCACACTAAATGAAACTAATGTGGACGTAGCCGCTCTGGATGGAGCGGCCAAATCCTCAGGAAAAGATTTGAATGGGGTGAGTCGGAGCGTGAATACCTATGAGGAGAGCGGCACGTATTACATGATCGATCTGTCAAGGCCCATGTTTGACCCGGCGGCGTCCGAAAAAGCGGGAGAACTGGTCGGAGCCATCCAGACGCTGGACGCGGAAAACACGAAGTATACAGCTTTAAAAATCAAAGAAATTACGTCCAAGACCAATAAAGACTGGAAACCCGAAGCCGTTTCGGCGCATTACAACATGACGCTTGCTTACGAATATTATGAAAAAACGCACAAGCGAAACTCATTGGACGGGAAGGGTGGATCGATTTACTCCCTCGTCAACGTAGCCGATAAAAACGGGAAAAGCTGGAGCAATGCCACCTGGAACGGTAAATTCATGTCGTATGGGAATGGAGGCGACGACTATAAACCGTTAGCGGGGAGTCTGGACGTGGCAGGCCACGAAATGACGCACGGAGTGGTGCAGCATACGGCTAACCTGGAATACCAAGGTCAGTCCGGCGCCATGAACGAATCAATGGCTGATGTTTTTGGCGTGATGATCGACCGCGATGACTGGCTGCTGGGTGATGATGTCGTTAAGACCGCGCATTTCCCATCGGGTGCGCTTCGCAGCATGTCGAATCCCAATCAGGGCGGTACAAAAGATCGGGGTTATCAGCCCAAAACCATGGCGCAATACATCACAACAGAGGAAGATAACGGTGGTGTGCATTACAATAGCGGAATTCCGAACTATGCGTTTTACCTCTTTGCTACCAACGCGAGCGTCGGGAAAGACAAGGCTGAGAAAGTGTACTACCGGGCGCTGACTACCTACTTAACGCCTAAATCGCAGTTTGTGGATTTACGTCTGGCGGTGATTCGCTCGACCAGCGATCTGTTCGGAGAAAAGAGCAATGAGGTCAAGGCGGCCAAAGAAGCCTTCGATGCCGTGGGAATTCTGGAAAATACCAAACCACAAGAACCAACGAAAGATCTACCTGCCAACGATGGCCAGGACATGATTCTGGTCTATAGCACGGGCGACCAGAAGTTGTATAGTGTCCCGTTCAACACCGACAAGTTTGAGCCTAAAGTTGGCGTGGCCCTGAAACACCGCCCAAGCATAACGGATGATGGTAAATTTGCCTTCTACGTGTTGCCAGACGGACGAATTCGTCGGGTGTCGCTAACCGGAAGCCCGCAAGTCGAGGTGGTTTCGGAGGAGACCATTTGGGATAATGTGGCTATTTCAAGAGACGGTAAAAAGCTGGCTGCGCTCACGAAAGAAAAAGACAAATCGATTTGGGTCTATAGCTATGACCTGCGGACCTGGAAGAAATTCACCCTGTTCAACCCAACATCGACGGAAGGCGTAACCATTGGGGAGGTGCAGTATGCCGATTCCTTTGAGTGGGATCCGTCCGGAGAGTTCATCATTTACGATGCGTACAATACCGTGGATGGGGCGGATGGCGCTGCCATCGACTACTGGGATGTGGGTGTAGTTCGGGTTTGGGATGCCGCCAAGCAAACATTTGGCAATGGCCAGATTGGAAAACTATTCACGGGCTTCGAGAAAGGCGAGGGCATTGGGAATCCGTCCTTTTCGAAAAACTCGCCCAATATCATTGCGTTTGATTATACGCACGAGATCGACAAACGCGATTATGTATTTTCGTATGATCGCAGCAAGGGAACGTTTAGTATCATCTACGAAAACAATACGTTGGGTTTTCCTAGCTATTCAAAGATGGATAACATGCTGCTATTCAATACGCTGAGTACGGAGGATAAAGAGCTAGTGGCCGTCATCGGGCTTGAGGCTGATAAACTAACACCTAAAACAAATCCCGAAGCGCTTTATTCGGATGCCAAGTGGGGCGTGTTTTACGCAGCGGGTAACCGGACGCAGCAGACGCCAGCCAAAACGGCGCAAACCATTACGTTTAACCCAATTGACAACAAGCGCATGGGCGACCAACCATTCCGATTAATTGCCACTGCCTCGTCGAAACTGGCGGTCACCTTTGCGGTAGTATCAGGGCCGGCCAAGGTGTCGGGGAATCAACTGACTATAACGGGGGCGGGCGAAGTAAGCATTCGGGCAAGCCAGGCTGGTAATGAGCAATATGCCGCGGCTACGCCCGTTGTGCAGACCTTTACGGTAACGGCTATTACGGCTTTAGAACCTACCTGGGTCGATGCGGTGAAGTTGTACCCGAATCCAGTGAAGACGACGCTTACCGTTGAAGTACCAACCAACGAGCCTCTCGAAGGAGTCACGCTCCTGACTAGTTCAGGCCAGCCGGCAATCCAGCAGAATCTGTCGTCGCCCAGCAGCCAGACCATTTTGGATACCAGTCAGTTAACGCCAGGGCTGTACATCCTGACGATCAGAACGCAGAAAGGGACCATAAGTCGAAAAATAGTGAAGCAATAA
- a CDS encoding glycosyltransferase family 2 protein — MQTPYSIAVIIPTFNRKRLLQTLLDQLLQQQAGAFLLEIIVVVDGSTDGTTDLLQQQFPTVHTIQGSGNWWFTRCVNEGIRFAQARLKSSFVLILNDDSEIAPDYLLKLTQAHAQVAPDAIMGSLSVSLEQPHRITFSGTKKTVRWLMKTIPYTPPFEAYEAALFSGHYPTESLNGRGTLVPMSVFDRIGLLDERRFPQYGSDDDLALTATKAGIPVYISWDAVVFDPVSLTAAGTVYLKPSLSVFLNSFFSLYSVNSLRKTVYFYQKHGLPVVWPFGVLLSIVATWRAYLWKYRRLKMT; from the coding sequence ATGCAAACTCCCTATTCCATTGCTGTAATCATCCCAACCTTTAATCGGAAAAGGCTTTTACAAACCTTGCTGGACCAGCTTTTGCAGCAGCAGGCCGGAGCTTTTCTACTGGAAATTATTGTTGTCGTCGATGGATCTACCGACGGAACGACCGATCTGCTCCAGCAGCAGTTTCCTACGGTTCATACAATCCAGGGAAGTGGTAACTGGTGGTTTACTAGATGTGTTAACGAAGGCATTCGCTTTGCCCAAGCCCGGTTGAAATCAAGCTTCGTATTGATTCTTAACGACGACTCTGAAATTGCCCCGGATTATCTCCTGAAACTTACCCAGGCGCACGCTCAGGTTGCTCCCGACGCCATTATGGGAAGCTTGTCGGTTTCGCTCGAACAGCCCCACCGCATTACGTTTTCGGGGACAAAGAAGACGGTTCGCTGGCTGATGAAGACCATTCCTTATACGCCTCCTTTTGAAGCTTATGAGGCTGCTTTGTTTTCGGGACATTATCCCACCGAGAGCCTGAATGGCCGGGGAACGCTGGTCCCGATGTCGGTTTTTGATCGGATTGGTTTGCTGGACGAACGTCGATTTCCGCAATACGGCTCCGACGATGACCTGGCTTTAACGGCCACCAAAGCGGGCATTCCGGTGTATATTTCCTGGGATGCGGTGGTCTTCGACCCTGTTTCCTTAACGGCTGCCGGAACGGTTTACCTGAAGCCTTCGCTATCGGTTTTCCTGAACAGCTTTTTCTCGCTCTATTCGGTCAATTCCCTGCGCAAAACCGTCTATTTCTACCAGAAACACGGTCTTCCCGTTGTCTGGCCGTTTGGTGTGCTGCTCAGCATCGTGGCTACGTGGCGGGCTTACCTGTGGAAATACCGACGCCTGAAAATGACCTGA
- a CDS encoding FAD-binding oxidoreductase, translating into MSHSLLFWLTTVCFFLHLEIQAKPIDPSTYKKRQLIVGSGGGFTGRSETYYLFEDGQLFKKSSVDTAFTRLPKQSAKVARHWLKKLETTCRIKETKFKEPGNTYEFVRWKKGAEVYTVTWGNDRIPPEGYQQLHEALMKRINPN; encoded by the coding sequence ATGTCGCATTCACTTCTTTTCTGGCTAACCACGGTTTGTTTTTTCCTGCATCTGGAAATACAAGCGAAACCGATTGACCCAAGCACCTACAAAAAACGCCAGCTGATTGTGGGGAGCGGGGGCGGCTTCACGGGGCGTTCAGAAACGTATTACCTGTTCGAAGATGGTCAGCTTTTTAAGAAATCCAGTGTCGATACCGCTTTCACGCGGTTGCCCAAACAGTCGGCTAAAGTAGCGCGTCATTGGCTAAAGAAGCTGGAAACGACCTGCCGCATCAAGGAAACCAAATTCAAGGAACCCGGCAACACATACGAGTTTGTGCGCTGGAAAAAAGGCGCGGAGGTCTATACCGTCACCTGGGGAAATGACCGAATCCCACCGGAAGGCTACCAACAACTGCACGAAGCGCTGATGAAACGGATTAACCCCAATTGA
- a CDS encoding tetratricopeptide repeat protein, producing MKALSILPLFFVMSIQIVFGQSDKYQKIMETNVAQFDTAKTGQSFVTLFNSFERVAMVEKNQWLPYYYASLCAAQASYRDEAKIDQWADKADAYALKVDSLQGDQSETLVVRAMAALARINVDFMSRGIYYSELAADYLQKAAKINPKNPRTSLVLAQIKINTPAQFGGDKGLGCQLIAQSLQLFKEADAAKNTLAPHWGRATADAVSKRCGTPTTK from the coding sequence ATGAAAGCCCTATCAATTCTTCCTCTCTTCTTTGTAATGTCTATCCAAATCGTTTTTGGTCAAAGCGATAAGTACCAGAAAATCATGGAAACGAACGTCGCCCAATTTGACACCGCGAAAACCGGGCAATCTTTTGTAACCTTATTCAATAGCTTTGAACGTGTGGCAATGGTTGAGAAAAACCAGTGGTTACCTTACTATTACGCCAGTTTGTGCGCTGCCCAGGCGAGTTATCGGGATGAAGCGAAAATTGATCAGTGGGCCGACAAGGCTGATGCTTATGCCCTAAAGGTGGATTCGCTGCAAGGCGACCAATCGGAAACGCTTGTTGTGCGTGCTATGGCCGCTCTGGCTCGGATCAATGTCGATTTTATGAGCCGGGGCATATACTATTCAGAGCTGGCCGCTGATTATTTGCAAAAAGCAGCGAAAATTAATCCGAAAAATCCTCGCACGAGTCTCGTATTGGCTCAGATAAAAATTAATACTCCAGCGCAATTTGGCGGTGATAAGGGATTGGGTTGTCAATTGATCGCTCAATCATTACAGCTTTTCAAGGAAGCAGATGCCGCGAAAAATACACTAGCACCGCATTGGGGCCGCGCAACGGCCGATGCCGTCAGTAAACGCTGCGGAACCCCTACAACTAAATAA